The following proteins are co-located in the Triticum aestivum cultivar Chinese Spring chromosome 1A, IWGSC CS RefSeq v2.1, whole genome shotgun sequence genome:
- the LOC123053516 gene encoding lichenase-2 has protein sequence MASQGVASMFALALLLGAFASIPQSVESIGVCYGMSANNLPAASTVVSMFKSNGINSMRLYAPDQAALQAVGGTGVNVVVGAPNDVLSNLAASPAAAASWVRSNIQAYPKVSFRYVCVGNEVAGGATQNLVPAMKNVQGALASAGLGHIKVTTSVSQAILGVYSPPSAGSFTGEADAFMGPVVQFLARTGAPLMANIYPYLAWAYNPSAMDMSYALFTASGTVVQDGSYGYQNLFDTTVDAFYTAMAKHGGSNVKLVVSESGWPSGGGTAATPANARIYNQYLINHVGRGTPRHPGAIETYVFSMFNENQKDSGVEQNWGLFYPNMQHVYPISF, from the coding sequence GCGTCGAGTCCATCGGAGTGTGCTACGGCATGAGCGCCAACAACCTGCCGGCGGCGAGCACCGTCGTCAGCATGTTCAAGTCCAACGGCATCAACTCCATGCGGCTGTACGCCCCCGACCAGGCGGCGCTGCAGGCCGTCGGCGGCACCGGCGTCAACGTCGTCGTCGGGGCGCCTAACGACGTGCTCTCCAACCTCGCCGCCAGCCCGGCGGCGGCCGCCTCGTGGGTCAGGAGCAACATCCAGGCCTACCCCAAGGTCTCCTTCCGGTACGTCTGCGTCGGCAACGAGGTCGCCGGCGGCGCCACCCAGAACCTCGTCCCGGCCATGAAGAACGTGCAGGGCgcgctcgcctccgctgggctgggcCACATCAAGGTCACCACGTCGGTGTCGCAGGCCATCCTCGGCGTGTACAGCCCGCCCTCCGCCGGGTCCTTCACCGGGGAGGCGGACGCGTTCATGGGACCCGTGGTGCAGTTCCTTGCCCGCACCGGCGCGCCGCTCATGGCCAACATCTACCCGTACCTGGCCTGGGCCTACAACCCGAGCGCCATGGACATGAGCTACGCGCTCTTCACCGCGTCCGGCACCGTGGTCCAGGACGGCTCCTACGGGTACCAGAACCTGTTCGACACCACCGTGGACGCCTTCTACACGGCCATGGCCAAGCACGGCGGCTCCAACGTGAAGCTGGTGGTGTCGGAGAGCGGGTGGCCGTcgggcggcggcacggcggcgaCCCCGGCGAACGCCAGGATCTACAACCAGTACCTCATCAACCACGTCGGGCGCGGCACCCCCCGCCACCCTGGCGCCATCGAGACCTACGTCTTCTCCATGTTCAACGAGAACCAGAAGGACAGCGGCGTGGAGCAGAACTGGGGACTCTTCTACCCCAACATGCAGCACGTCTACCCCATTAGCTTCTGA